Proteins co-encoded in one Listeria ivanovii subsp. ivanovii genomic window:
- a CDS encoding alpha/beta hydrolase: protein MKNKKTILLLCFLIAIVAIAIVIVISGKNKVTTLPTTKQQYKLKTDVPIETVEYNLGKGVFKKTGKVDLPYQKQGVLTFPKDKKNAPLVVILHGRHAVSDIENITEEENFYKGFTYLAQNLSKQGYAVISIDVNPEHYERTDVKDYGLSEGFERLITIYKEHINGLTKAVNGESAAFKTDLTNKINLSDVTLLGHSRGGQVIDFLATNLKNAGDNSIKGMISLVPSKNLKDAPYTDVPHGFIIAEYDADVPNLEGQVSYDEIKASKTRKSFANNVFLRGANHYYFSRKLDLSFTPNMPTDHILEKNMLNRKGHETFLTNYATEFLAIIHNKTKATNNFNAKDIAPQTMYGVKVMSSMYVPNTKTIFSADDKTKAATTDAKANYVVESVNEKDNTAGYFKHPIETDFNTNGPNLNLLNLQWSKKNGEATIQVKDSKFSDFSTVSFSIAQDSTNKINQEKNQAMTVIFKDSQGKQAKILLDNKTPALNYINGVEYEFSGDKFWLGHTPLTDLRIPIDLIKGINKEKIASISFSFDQRDQGSIMLRDIILE, encoded by the coding sequence ATGAAGAACAAAAAAACGATTTTACTGCTTTGCTTTCTTATTGCCATTGTCGCTATTGCCATTGTTATTGTTATAAGTGGAAAAAATAAAGTCACTACCTTGCCAACAACAAAACAACAGTATAAATTAAAGACTGATGTACCTATTGAAACGGTAGAGTATAACCTAGGAAAAGGTGTTTTTAAAAAAACAGGTAAAGTGGACTTGCCTTACCAAAAACAAGGTGTTTTAACTTTTCCAAAAGATAAAAAGAATGCCCCACTAGTAGTTATTCTACACGGACGCCATGCTGTTTCTGATATTGAAAATATAACAGAAGAAGAAAACTTTTATAAAGGCTTCACTTATTTAGCACAAAATTTATCTAAACAAGGGTATGCTGTTATTTCTATTGATGTCAATCCGGAACATTATGAGCGGACGGATGTAAAAGATTACGGGCTTTCAGAAGGTTTTGAGCGGCTAATAACAATATATAAAGAACATATTAATGGTTTAACCAAAGCAGTTAATGGTGAGTCCGCTGCTTTTAAAACAGATTTAACGAATAAAATTAATCTATCAGATGTAACACTGCTTGGACACTCACGAGGCGGTCAAGTAATTGATTTTCTTGCCACTAACTTGAAAAATGCAGGGGATAACTCGATAAAAGGTATGATTTCACTTGTTCCTTCCAAAAACTTAAAAGATGCGCCTTATACAGATGTTCCGCACGGTTTTATTATAGCTGAATATGATGCAGATGTACCTAATCTGGAAGGGCAAGTCTCCTATGATGAAATAAAAGCAAGTAAAACCCGCAAATCATTTGCTAATAATGTTTTTTTACGAGGGGCCAACCATTATTACTTCAGTCGTAAATTAGATTTAAGTTTTACACCAAACATGCCAACAGATCATATATTAGAAAAAAATATGCTAAATCGAAAAGGACACGAGACATTTTTAACTAACTACGCAACGGAATTCTTAGCAATTATTCACAATAAAACGAAAGCAACAAATAATTTTAATGCAAAAGATATCGCCCCTCAAACTATGTATGGCGTTAAAGTGATGAGTTCCATGTATGTACCAAATACGAAAACAATTTTTTCAGCAGATGATAAAACAAAAGCGGCAACAACGGATGCCAAAGCAAACTATGTTGTAGAATCTGTGAATGAAAAAGATAATACAGCAGGCTACTTTAAACATCCGATTGAAACCGACTTTAATACAAATGGACCTAACTTAAATCTTTTGAATTTGCAGTGGTCTAAAAAGAATGGTGAAGCAACTATTCAAGTTAAAGATAGTAAATTTAGCGATTTTTCGACAGTTAGTTTTTCCATCGCACAAGATAGCACAAATAAAATAAATCAAGAAAAAAATCAAGCAATGACCGTTATTTTTAAAGACAGTCAAGGTAAACAAGCAAAGATATTACTTGATAATAAGACACCTGCATTAAACTATATCAATGGTGTTGAATATGAATTCAGCGGAGATAAATTTTGGCTAGGACATACACCATTAACAGATTTAAGAATTCCAATAGACTTAATTAAAGGAATTAATAAAGAAAAAATAGCGAGTATTTCTTTTTCTTTTGATCAAAGAGACCAAGGCTCCATAATGTTGCGAGATATTATTCTAGAATAA
- a CDS encoding DUF554 domain-containing protein yields the protein MVLLGALVNGLGILIGSVIGMKLHNIPERIKDTVMKGMGLSVIVLGIQMAFKTSNSLIVILSICFGAVIGELLNIDYHLNQLGHWIERKVGATGKSNIAKGFVTSTLIFVIGAMGIIGALDSGIRGNHDVLFTKSVMDGFIALLLSTTLGWGVMLSAIPVFLFEGIIALFATQIDKFVPAELMGLIINEITATGGVMILAIGLNLLGLTKIRVANLVPGILVAALIVAGLYYF from the coding sequence ATGGTTTTACTTGGTGCGCTAGTTAATGGACTTGGAATTTTGATTGGTTCCGTAATTGGCATGAAATTACATAATATCCCTGAGCGTATAAAAGACACCGTAATGAAGGGCATGGGTTTATCCGTTATTGTTCTCGGAATTCAAATGGCTTTTAAAACGAGCAACTCGCTTATTGTTATTTTAAGTATTTGTTTTGGTGCAGTTATAGGGGAACTGCTTAATATAGACTATCACCTTAATCAGCTTGGTCACTGGATTGAGCGAAAAGTTGGTGCAACTGGAAAAAGTAATATCGCTAAAGGATTCGTAACATCAACACTTATTTTTGTTATTGGTGCGATGGGAATCATTGGTGCACTCGATAGTGGCATTCGTGGTAATCATGACGTACTTTTCACCAAATCCGTTATGGATGGTTTTATTGCCCTACTGCTTAGTACGACTCTTGGCTGGGGCGTTATGCTTTCTGCCATTCCAGTATTTCTTTTTGAAGGGATTATCGCCCTCTTTGCCACCCAGATTGATAAATTTGTTCCCGCCGAATTAATGGGACTTATCATTAATGAAATAACAGCAACTGGTGGTGTTATGATTTTAGCCATTGGTCTTAATTTGCTTGGCTTAACTAAAATTCGGGTAGCAAATTTAGTTCCTGGGATTCTAGTCGCAGCACTTATTGTCGCTGGACTTTATTATTTTTAA
- a CDS encoding NAD(P)-dependent oxidoreductase — protein MKIGIIGATGRAGSRILEEAKSHGHEVTAIVRNAGKITQTHKDINILQKDIFDLTLSDVSDLNVVIDAYGTSPEEADKHVASLKHLMKILNGTVSPRLIVVGGAASLEVDENGNTLLESKGLKDAPYYPTAKAQAEQLTHLKENESHFSWTYISPPAMFEPGERTGSYQSGKNHLLFDSEGNSFISMEDFAIAILDEIERPNHLNERFTVAGK, from the coding sequence ATGAAAATAGGTATAATTGGTGCTACAGGCCGAGCAGGTTCGAGAATTTTAGAAGAAGCTAAAAGTCACGGCCATGAGGTAACGGCAATTGTGAGGAATGCGGGGAAAATAACGCAAACACATAAAGATATCAATATTTTGCAAAAAGATATATTTGATTTAACGCTTTCTGATGTATCTGACTTAAATGTCGTTATCGATGCTTATGGTACGAGTCCAGAAGAAGCTGATAAACACGTCGCGTCACTTAAACATCTAATGAAAATTTTAAATGGGACAGTCTCACCTAGGCTAATTGTTGTAGGTGGTGCAGCTAGCCTTGAAGTTGATGAAAATGGAAACACATTGCTGGAGTCTAAAGGTCTAAAAGATGCTCCGTATTACCCAACTGCCAAAGCACAAGCAGAACAATTAACACATTTAAAAGAAAACGAGTCGCATTTCAGCTGGACATATATAAGTCCTCCTGCAATGTTTGAACCAGGTGAACGAACGGGCAGCTATCAATCCGGAAAAAACCACCTGTTATTCGATAGCGAGGGTAACAGCTTTATCAGCATGGAAGATTTCGCAATTGCGATTTTGGATGAAATTGAACGACCAAATCATTTAAACGAACGCTTTACAGTAGCTGGTAAATAA
- the rarD gene encoding EamA family transporter RarD, producing the protein MENKQNGQLGGIMAGALAYVFWGVLPIYWKLVTDVPPMEILAYRIIWSFVFMLFLIVCLRKASMVFEETKAILLKPKTLIAIITAAFLVTVNWYLFIYTVNSGHVTEASLGYYINPLVNVLLAMVILKERLSRGEVIAVISATIGVLILTWHLGSVPWAAIGMAVSFSLYGLIKKLVPVSVWTGLTLETLIITPFALIYVFFFATNGLMQYPASTNIILVGAGIVTAIPLLLFATAAKKISYTMVGFLQYIGPTLMLAIGVLLFKESFDHIQLFAFIFIWLALIIFTISHIYSAAKIRQLAAAAKEQS; encoded by the coding sequence ATGGAAAATAAACAAAATGGACAACTAGGCGGAATTATGGCTGGCGCTCTTGCTTATGTGTTTTGGGGAGTACTTCCAATATACTGGAAGTTAGTAACAGATGTGCCTCCAATGGAAATTTTGGCCTATAGAATTATATGGTCTTTTGTTTTTATGTTATTTTTGATTGTCTGTTTACGGAAAGCATCGATGGTTTTTGAGGAAACAAAAGCAATTCTTTTGAAACCTAAAACACTCATCGCAATTATTACAGCAGCCTTTTTAGTAACAGTAAATTGGTATTTATTCATTTATACAGTTAATAGCGGGCATGTAACAGAAGCAAGTCTAGGTTATTACATCAATCCACTTGTAAACGTTCTGCTTGCAATGGTTATTTTAAAAGAACGATTGAGTCGTGGCGAAGTTATTGCGGTAATTTCTGCTACTATCGGCGTATTGATTTTAACTTGGCATCTCGGGTCTGTCCCGTGGGCGGCAATTGGTATGGCTGTTTCTTTCTCTCTTTATGGCTTAATTAAAAAACTTGTTCCGGTATCAGTTTGGACAGGTTTAACGCTTGAGACGTTGATTATTACACCTTTTGCACTTATTTATGTTTTCTTTTTCGCCACGAACGGGTTGATGCAGTATCCAGCAAGCACAAACATTATATTAGTTGGTGCGGGAATTGTTACAGCCATACCACTACTTCTTTTCGCAACGGCTGCAAAAAAAATCAGCTACACGATGGTCGGCTTCTTGCAGTATATCGGACCAACTTTAATGCTTGCAATCGGGGTCTTGCTTTTCAAAGAAAGTTTTGACCATATCCAATTATTTGCCTTCATTTTCATATGGTTAGCATTAATTATTTTCACGATTTCTCATATCTACTCAGCAGCCAAAATCCGACAATTAGCTGCTGCTGCAAAAGAACAATCTTAA
- a CDS encoding YceI family protein — translation MTVEKWNVDPAHSSIEFQVKHMMVSKLKGVFANFSADIEMDPEDLTTAKINFSVDAASVDTRQAQRDGHLKSEEFFHVEKYPHVTFTATKITPDGDDEYVVTGDLTIREVTKPITLEVSYEGTGKDPNTGNMVAGFEAKGKFNRKDFGLNYNAALETGGVLIGDEVKLNIQIEASK, via the coding sequence ATGACAGTAGAAAAATGGAACGTAGACCCAGCGCATAGTTCAATCGAATTTCAAGTAAAACACATGATGGTATCAAAATTGAAAGGGGTATTTGCTAACTTTTCTGCAGATATCGAAATGGACCCAGAAGATTTAACAACAGCTAAAATAAACTTCTCCGTTGATGCCGCTTCCGTAGACACTCGCCAAGCTCAACGCGACGGACATTTGAAAAGTGAAGAATTCTTTCATGTAGAAAAATATCCACATGTCACATTTACGGCAACAAAAATTACGCCAGATGGTGATGACGAGTATGTTGTTACTGGAGACCTAACTATTCGTGAAGTAACCAAACCAATAACATTAGAAGTTAGCTATGAAGGAACTGGAAAAGATCCTAACACTGGTAACATGGTGGCTGGTTTTGAAGCTAAAGGTAAATTCAATCGTAAAGACTTTGGCTTGAACTATAATGCAGCACTGGAAACTGGTGGCGTATTAATCGGCGATGAAGTTAAATTAAACATCCAAATTGAAGCAAGCAAATAA
- a CDS encoding MarR family winged helix-turn-helix transcriptional regulator, whose amino-acid sequence MTGVNTDTENISELLKTYWSIQRISAGYADQNAASLGLTLQQLAMINVIYGTPGISVAELTKRLIITGSSAAANIDGLISLGLVVKLNKTIPNDSMDLTLRLSKKGEDLSKRSTANAFMYKAMMKVFENLNETEVKELIRLNKKVETLLKKSK is encoded by the coding sequence ATGACAGGTGTGAATACAGATACAGAAAATATTAGTGAACTTCTAAAAACTTATTGGTCGATACAGCGAATTTCAGCAGGATATGCTGACCAAAATGCGGCTAGTTTGGGACTGACGCTACAGCAACTAGCGATGATTAATGTGATTTACGGGACACCAGGAATTTCAGTTGCAGAGTTAACGAAGCGTTTAATTATTACAGGAAGTTCTGCTGCGGCAAATATTGACGGATTAATTAGCTTAGGCTTAGTAGTAAAATTAAATAAAACGATTCCAAATGATAGCATGGATTTAACCTTGAGGCTATCCAAAAAAGGGGAAGATTTGTCTAAACGATCTACTGCAAACGCATTTATGTACAAAGCAATGATGAAGGTTTTTGAGAATCTTAACGAGACAGAAGTGAAAGAATTGATTCGCTTAAATAAAAAAGTAGAAACTCTATTAAAAAAAAGTAAATAA
- a CDS encoding amino acid permease encodes MEKETHGEIRRDLKTRHLSMIAIGGSIGTGLFLASGNAIHTAGPGGALVAYIAIGIMVYFLMTSLGEMATYMPVSGSFSTYATRFVDPAFGFALGWNYWFNWAITLAVDISTAAIIVQFWLPNTPAWLWSAIFLILIFGLNALSVKAYGESEYWFSIIKVATVIIFLIVGVLTIVGILGGEVIGFSNFTAGDAPFKGGFFAILGTFLIAGFSFQGTEMVGIAAGESATPEKSVPKAIKQVFWRILLFYIFAIFIIGMIIPYTSPNLLSADATDVAISPFTLVFEKAGLAFAASVMNAVILTSVLSAGNSGLYASTRMLWAMARDKKAPRFLGNVNKRGIPMAALIVTTIVGAMTFITTLTENGMVIYTWLLSASGLTGFIAWVGIAISHYRFRKAFIKQGHDLNELKYRAKFFPFGPILALVLCILVIIGQDYAAFLEPQFANPAWWQKIGISYIGLPIFLIFWLSFKFVNKTKVIPLEDCKFDKK; translated from the coding sequence TTGGAAAAAGAAACACACGGCGAAATTCGTCGTGACTTAAAAACGAGACATCTATCTATGATTGCCATCGGTGGTTCTATTGGGACCGGGTTATTTTTAGCGAGCGGGAATGCGATTCATACTGCAGGTCCTGGTGGCGCACTCGTCGCCTATATCGCTATTGGAATTATGGTTTACTTTTTAATGACTAGTTTAGGTGAAATGGCTACCTATATGCCCGTATCAGGATCGTTTAGTACGTATGCTACTCGTTTTGTTGATCCAGCTTTTGGATTTGCGCTTGGTTGGAATTACTGGTTTAACTGGGCAATCACGCTTGCAGTCGATATTTCAACAGCTGCTATCATTGTTCAATTTTGGCTACCAAACACTCCTGCCTGGTTGTGGAGCGCGATATTTCTAATTCTCATCTTTGGTTTAAATGCTTTGTCTGTGAAAGCTTATGGTGAGTCCGAATATTGGTTCTCCATTATCAAAGTTGCCACTGTGATTATTTTCCTTATTGTAGGTGTGCTAACAATTGTTGGTATTCTTGGTGGAGAAGTCATTGGCTTTTCTAACTTCACAGCTGGAGATGCACCATTCAAAGGTGGTTTCTTCGCTATCCTCGGAACCTTTTTAATCGCTGGGTTTTCTTTTCAAGGAACTGAAATGGTTGGGATTGCCGCTGGTGAAAGTGCTACCCCAGAAAAAAGTGTTCCGAAAGCAATTAAACAAGTTTTCTGGCGGATTTTATTATTTTACATTTTTGCGATTTTCATTATTGGGATGATTATTCCTTATACTAGCCCAAACTTACTTAGCGCGGATGCAACCGATGTAGCAATCAGTCCCTTTACACTTGTTTTTGAAAAAGCTGGACTTGCTTTTGCGGCATCAGTGATGAATGCTGTCATTCTTACATCCGTACTATCAGCTGGTAACTCAGGCTTGTATGCTTCCACTAGAATGCTCTGGGCAATGGCGCGTGATAAAAAAGCACCACGTTTTTTAGGAAATGTCAACAAACGTGGTATTCCAATGGCAGCTTTAATTGTAACAACTATTGTTGGAGCAATGACCTTTATTACTACTTTGACTGAGAATGGCATGGTTATTTATACTTGGTTATTGTCCGCATCTGGCTTAACTGGTTTTATCGCTTGGGTTGGTATTGCTATCAGCCATTACCGATTCCGAAAAGCGTTCATTAAACAAGGACATGATTTAAATGAACTTAAATATAGAGCAAAATTCTTCCCATTTGGTCCTATTCTTGCACTAGTTTTATGTATTTTAGTTATCATCGGTCAAGACTATGCTGCCTTTTTAGAACCACAATTTGCTAATCCTGCTTGGTGGCAAAAAATTGGTATCTCTTATATTGGCCTACCTATCTTCCTTATTTTCTGGTTATCCTTTAAATTTGTGAATAAAACCAAAGTTATTCCATTAGAAGATTGTAAATTTGATAAAAAATAA
- a CDS encoding blue-light photoreceptor, which translates to MAAYPKFDIILEALNLSSVGVIITDAEQKNNPIIFVNTGFENITGYTKEDALGSNCHFLQGEDTDKDEVEKIRYAVHNKTTANALLKNYRKNGSSFMNELTIEPIYDDNNHLYFVGIQKDITTEHNYQLELEKSLREIEKLSTPIVPIKDNICVLPLIGSLTNDRLQNMSEYVSEYMDNGKEDYLIMDLSGLAEFNEDAVMNLVKFHGFMKLTGVELIITGISPKFAMTLIRYEENLSSLTTYSTIKEALQYY; encoded by the coding sequence ATGGCTGCTTATCCAAAATTTGATATTATTTTAGAAGCATTAAATTTATCTAGCGTAGGGGTAATTATTACTGATGCCGAGCAAAAAAACAATCCAATCATTTTTGTAAACACTGGCTTTGAAAATATTACCGGTTATACAAAAGAAGATGCCCTTGGCTCTAATTGTCACTTTTTACAAGGGGAAGATACAGATAAAGATGAAGTCGAAAAGATTCGTTATGCTGTTCATAACAAAACAACCGCCAACGCTTTACTAAAAAATTATCGCAAAAATGGCAGTTCTTTCATGAATGAGCTTACAATTGAACCAATTTATGATGACAATAATCATTTATATTTTGTTGGTATTCAAAAAGACATTACAACAGAACATAACTACCAACTGGAACTCGAAAAATCATTACGAGAAATTGAAAAACTTTCCACACCAATTGTCCCAATTAAAGATAATATTTGTGTCTTGCCTTTGATTGGCTCATTAACCAACGATCGACTCCAAAACATGTCTGAGTATGTAAGTGAGTACATGGATAATGGCAAAGAAGATTACTTAATTATGGATCTTTCTGGTCTAGCTGAATTCAATGAAGATGCTGTAATGAATCTTGTGAAGTTTCATGGCTTTATGAAATTAACTGGCGTAGAGCTCATAATCACCGGTATTTCACCCAAATTCGCGATGACCTTAATCCGCTATGAAGAAAACTTGTCATCCTTAACGACTTATAGCACCATCAAAGAAGCCCTACAATATTACTGA